The proteins below are encoded in one region of Ereboglobus luteus:
- a CDS encoding IS110 family transposase: protein MEACWNWAVLYEMLEEIEHVGQVVLSHPAKNRIIAESMHKNDRFDAHALATLLRGDFISRVHVPARDVREKKNNMRQCLWLVRMRTMVRNRIHSLIDRHPRLERPAFKDVFCNQGIHWMRTVALPGNERAMLDAELPRFRLHRFRLPKSF from the coding sequence ATGGAGGCGTGCTGGAACTGGGCGGTGCTCTACGAGATGCTTGAGGAGATCGAACATGTCGGGCAAGTCGTGCTCTCGCACCCGGCGAAGAACCGCATCATCGCCGAGTCGATGCACAAGAACGACCGCTTCGACGCGCACGCCCTGGCGACACTCTTGCGCGGCGACTTCATCAGCCGCGTGCATGTGCCCGCCAGGGACGTGCGCGAGAAAAAGAACAACATGAGGCAATGCCTGTGGCTGGTTCGCATGCGCACGATGGTGCGCAACCGCATCCACAGCCTCATCGACCGGCATCCGCGGCTGGAGCGGCCCGCCTTCAAGGACGTGTTTTGCAACCAAGGCATTCACTGGATGCGCACCGTCGCGCTACCCGGCAACGAGCGGGCGATGCTCGACGCGGAGCTGCCCCGTTTTCGCCTCCACCGTTTTCGCCTCCCCAAAAGCTTTTAA
- the rny gene encoding ribonuclease Y, which produces MKLQSAIFADVATATTFWDEYGPVWVFVVAGVAGILLGLVGSWMVTRYSRRMAAHQANQLVEVARREAAVEAHELRQKVEEEMQEKRSEMTREFDRREIEADLKLREIRAHEESLALLDHQLEQKQERLSRENAAAKQARDVLRETSKNLRKRLEGMSQMDAEEIKKILREEVEMECQDELRLLRRETLDRSEHDLEMQARRILIATMQRMASKPNADITATIVQLPNDEMKGRIIGREGRNIKAFEAVTGVTLLIDETPQMVLISSFDPVRREIARIALDSLVKDGRIHPASIEESVNRAAEEVNINVQQAGESAVEYLGVTGLHPEIIKLLGKLKYRFSYTQNVLDHSIEVGFLASMIASEVGLDPNIAKRAGLLHDIGKAVDGEYEGSHATIGAEFVKRHDETPIVVNAIAAHHEEVKPETVYAGLVILADTISAIRPGARAEAMTNYIQRLGRLEKLALSIDGVQQAYAIQAGREIRVLVSPQHVSDDQARELARELRRKIESELQYPSTIKVTVIRESRFTETAT; this is translated from the coding sequence TTGAAACTACAAAGCGCGATATTTGCCGACGTCGCAACAGCCACGACATTCTGGGACGAATACGGCCCCGTTTGGGTATTTGTCGTGGCTGGCGTCGCGGGCATTTTACTCGGGCTGGTGGGGTCCTGGATGGTCACGCGCTACTCGCGCCGCATGGCCGCGCACCAGGCAAACCAGCTTGTCGAGGTGGCGCGCCGCGAGGCGGCGGTCGAGGCCCATGAACTGCGGCAAAAAGTCGAGGAGGAGATGCAGGAAAAACGCTCCGAAATGACGCGCGAGTTTGACCGGCGCGAAATCGAGGCCGATCTCAAATTGCGCGAAATCCGCGCGCACGAGGAATCACTCGCGTTGCTCGACCATCAACTGGAGCAAAAACAGGAGCGCCTTTCGCGCGAAAACGCCGCCGCCAAGCAGGCGCGCGACGTGCTTCGGGAAACGTCGAAAAACCTGCGCAAGCGCCTCGAGGGCATGTCGCAAATGGACGCCGAGGAGATAAAGAAAATTTTGCGCGAGGAGGTCGAAATGGAATGCCAGGACGAGTTGCGCCTTCTCCGCCGCGAAACACTCGACCGCTCCGAGCACGACCTCGAAATGCAGGCGCGCCGCATTCTCATCGCCACGATGCAGCGCATGGCGTCAAAACCCAACGCCGACATCACCGCGACGATTGTCCAGCTGCCCAACGACGAAATGAAAGGCCGCATCATCGGCCGCGAAGGGCGCAACATCAAGGCCTTCGAGGCCGTCACGGGCGTCACACTGCTCATCGATGAAACGCCGCAGATGGTGCTCATCTCGTCGTTCGATCCCGTGCGCCGCGAAATCGCGCGCATTGCGCTCGACAGCCTCGTGAAGGACGGACGCATCCATCCGGCAAGCATTGAGGAAAGCGTCAACCGCGCCGCCGAGGAGGTGAACATCAACGTGCAGCAAGCCGGTGAATCCGCAGTCGAATATCTCGGCGTGACGGGACTGCATCCCGAGATCATAAAACTGCTCGGCAAACTGAAATACCGTTTTTCCTACACGCAAAACGTGCTCGACCACTCGATCGAAGTGGGCTTCCTCGCCTCAATGATCGCCAGCGAAGTCGGCCTCGACCCGAACATCGCAAAACGCGCCGGCCTGCTTCACGACATCGGCAAGGCGGTTGATGGCGAATACGAGGGCAGCCACGCGACAATCGGCGCCGAGTTTGTGAAGCGCCACGACGAGACACCCATCGTGGTCAACGCCATCGCCGCGCACCACGAGGAGGTGAAACCCGAGACCGTTTATGCGGGCCTGGTGATTCTGGCCGACACGATCTCCGCGATCCGCCCGGGCGCGCGCGCCGAGGCGATGACCAATTACATCCAGCGCCTTGGCCGTCTCGAAAAACTCGCGCTCAGCATCGACGGCGTGCAGCAGGCCTACGCGATCCAGGCGGGCCGCGAAATCCGCGTGCTCGTCTCGCCGCAACACGTCTCGGACGACCAAGCCCGCGAACTCGCCCGCGAACTCCGCCGCAAAATCGAAAGCGAGCTCCAATACCCGAGCACAATCAAGGTGACCGTAATCCGCGAATCGCGGTTCACCGAAACGGCGACATGA
- a CDS encoding flavoprotein: MTTSAPIPSLEGKKIILGVTGSIAAYKAAEITSQLRKRGAEIFPVMTAAAQKFITPLTLQTLARKPVAADLWDEGNGWQPGHIELADKADLMLVAPATADVIAQFAHGLAPDYLSSMYLVCRAPVLIAPAMNCKMWTHPATAANVATLKTRGVEFIGPEEGVLACGYEGIGRLWPVEDIVGRVESMLGASGGKPE; encoded by the coding sequence ATGACGACATCCGCGCCCATTCCCTCGCTCGAAGGCAAAAAAATCATTCTCGGAGTCACAGGCTCGATCGCCGCTTACAAGGCGGCCGAGATCACCAGCCAGTTGCGCAAGCGCGGCGCGGAGATTTTTCCCGTCATGACCGCCGCCGCGCAAAAGTTCATCACTCCGCTGACATTGCAAACGCTCGCGCGCAAACCCGTCGCCGCCGATCTTTGGGACGAGGGCAACGGCTGGCAGCCTGGCCACATCGAGCTCGCCGACAAGGCCGACCTCATGCTTGTCGCGCCCGCCACCGCCGACGTGATCGCGCAATTTGCCCACGGACTCGCGCCTGATTATTTGAGTTCAATGTATCTGGTTTGTCGCGCGCCGGTGCTGATCGCGCCCGCCATGAACTGCAAAATGTGGACGCACCCGGCGACCGCCGCCAATGTCGCCACGCTCAAGACGCGCGGCGTCGAATTTATCGGCCCCGAGGAGGGCGTGCTCGCCTGCGGCTACGAAGGCATCGGCCGCCTCTGGCCGGTCGAGGACATCGTCGGGCGGGTCGAATCGATGCTTGGCGCGTCGGGTGGCAAACCGGAATAG
- the sugE gene encoding quaternary ammonium compound efflux SMR transporter SugE produces MAWVYLVIAGVFEVVWAIGMKQSDGFSRFWPSVVTIVFMLASFALLAMAMKQLPVGTAYAIWTGIGAAGAAIVGMMFLGESRDVLRILCVCLIVGGVVGLKLLAKPAA; encoded by the coding sequence ATGGCTTGGGTTTATCTGGTTATCGCGGGGGTTTTTGAAGTTGTCTGGGCGATTGGCATGAAGCAGTCGGACGGGTTTTCTCGGTTTTGGCCGAGTGTCGTCACAATTGTGTTCATGCTCGCCAGTTTCGCCCTGCTCGCGATGGCAATGAAGCAGCTGCCGGTTGGAACGGCTTACGCGATCTGGACCGGCATCGGCGCGGCAGGCGCGGCGATTGTCGGGATGATGTTTCTCGGAGAATCGCGCGACGTGCTGCGCATCCTCTGCGTGTGCCTGATCGTCGGCGGAGTGGTCGGCCTGAAACTGCTGGCAAAACCCGCGGCCTAA
- a CDS encoding exosortase/archaeosortase family protein produces MKQSLRINCVPPWLPVLVCALAGAVVFQFFGNATRGYIHTQSLFWWWGWQWFDPASETQHGPLVVVVAAWLFRRNTRNAESAQIDGARRAPVIAMLGALALHVAGYAMQQTRVSIVAFLVFTWGVLALADCCKKQDGRGAVLSWSRAAVFPLGFLMLAIPFGFLDTLGFYLRLGVVGTVSALAHGAGIDVVRNGTQLFSPDGNFQYDVAAACSGVRSFVALLAMALLVGYLGFRSWWQRAALAVLCVPFVFVGNVARIGVIVLAGEWFGHAAGGRVHDWSGWVVFLIVLALLLGAARLMRESKKRDFDKSYHNDNEQEKGRCNPMDRTALKAAGSRGMSVAAVWVVAVCVCVAAAGAAFATARLDTVAVRGTAGVRLASDGVNPAPLPVFLGTKWGGRDVEVSAVERELLPPDTGFARKNYARLSNPQREQVFFSIVLSERDRTSIHRPEVCLVGQGWRIKGRGRERFALPDGGTLDATLLRIEREVVLADSKTTATIPAVFAYWFAGSDGTEASHAGMLLRGATDRLLHLRADRWAYVVAQSLALDGEEAARARIAEVIALSWPETRARND; encoded by the coding sequence ATGAAACAATCGTTGCGCATCAATTGCGTTCCGCCGTGGCTGCCCGTGCTTGTTTGCGCGCTGGCGGGCGCGGTTGTGTTTCAGTTTTTCGGCAATGCGACGCGCGGCTACATCCACACACAATCGCTCTTCTGGTGGTGGGGCTGGCAATGGTTTGATCCGGCCTCGGAAACACAGCACGGCCCGCTCGTCGTCGTCGTGGCCGCGTGGCTGTTCCGGCGAAACACGCGAAATGCGGAAAGCGCGCAAATTGACGGCGCAAGGCGCGCCCCCGTGATCGCCATGCTTGGCGCGCTCGCGCTGCACGTCGCCGGTTACGCAATGCAGCAGACGCGCGTGTCGATTGTTGCGTTCCTGGTGTTCACGTGGGGAGTGCTCGCGCTTGCCGATTGTTGCAAAAAACAAGACGGGCGCGGCGCGGTTTTGTCGTGGTCGCGCGCGGCGGTTTTTCCGCTCGGGTTTCTGATGCTTGCGATTCCGTTTGGATTTCTCGACACGCTTGGTTTTTACCTGCGGCTCGGCGTGGTGGGCACGGTCAGCGCGCTTGCGCACGGCGCCGGCATCGACGTGGTGCGCAATGGCACGCAGCTGTTTTCTCCGGATGGAAATTTTCAATATGATGTCGCCGCGGCGTGCTCCGGAGTGCGGTCGTTTGTGGCGCTGCTCGCGATGGCGTTGCTCGTCGGGTATCTCGGATTTCGCTCGTGGTGGCAGCGCGCGGCGCTGGCGGTGTTGTGCGTGCCGTTTGTGTTTGTCGGCAACGTGGCGCGCATCGGCGTGATCGTGCTGGCCGGCGAATGGTTCGGACACGCGGCGGGCGGGCGCGTGCACGACTGGTCGGGCTGGGTGGTGTTTTTGATTGTGCTCGCGCTGCTGCTCGGCGCGGCGCGGTTGATGCGCGAATCTAAAAAACGCGATTTTGATAAATCATATCATAATGATAATGAACAAGAAAAAGGACGGTGTAACCCAATGGATCGCACCGCATTAAAAGCGGCGGGCTCGCGCGGGATGTCTGTTGCGGCGGTCTGGGTGGTGGCGGTGTGTGTGTGTGTGGCGGCGGCGGGCGCGGCGTTTGCGACGGCGCGACTGGACACGGTCGCGGTGCGCGGGACGGCCGGCGTGCGGCTTGCGTCCGACGGGGTGAACCCGGCGCCGTTGCCGGTGTTTTTGGGAACCAAGTGGGGCGGACGCGATGTCGAGGTCAGCGCGGTCGAGCGCGAATTGCTCCCGCCGGACACGGGTTTTGCGCGCAAAAATTACGCGCGTCTTTCCAATCCGCAACGCGAGCAGGTTTTTTTCTCGATTGTTCTCAGCGAACGCGACCGCACGTCGATTCACCGTCCCGAGGTCTGCCTTGTCGGCCAGGGATGGCGAATCAAGGGGCGCGGCAGGGAGCGATTCGCGCTACCCGATGGCGGAACGCTCGACGCCACGCTGCTGCGCATCGAGCGCGAGGTGGTTTTGGCGGATTCAAAAACCACCGCGACCATACCGGCCGTGTTTGCCTATTGGTTTGCCGGAAGCGACGGCACGGAGGCGTCTCACGCCGGAATGCTTTTGCGCGGCGCGACCGACCGGTTGCTGCATTTGCGCGCGGATCGCTGGGCGTATGTGGTCGCGCAATCGCTCGCCTTGGACGGCGAGGAGGCGGCGCGCGCGCGCATTGCCGAAGTGATCGCGCTGAGCTGGCCCGAAACCCGCGCAAGAAATGATTGA
- a CDS encoding IS110 family transposase, which translates to MNYTGIDYHKRYSVACTLDAQGRKLSEARIEANSPEAFERYFKNLGGKTRW; encoded by the coding sequence ATGAACTATACCGGGATTGATTATCACAAGCGATACAGTGTGGCGTGCACGCTTGACGCGCAAGGCCGCAAGTTGAGCGAGGCGCGGATCGAGGCCAACTCGCCCGAAGCCTTTGAGCGTTATTTCAAGAACCTTGGCGGGAAAACACGGTGGTGA
- a CDS encoding cobalamin B12-binding domain-containing protein, whose amino-acid sequence MSNPILEQLSAAVIGGKSKDAKTATQQALDANIPLQEIVDNALVSAMGIVGEKFKRNEIFVPEMLIAARAMKESMGMLEPLLAKAGIVPKYTAVIGTVQGDLHDIGKNLVAMMWKGANFRVVDLGVNVTPEKFLAAAKEHNADLVGLSALLTTTMPAMKSTVALIKEANLPKTKVMIGGAPITQQFADEIGADGYSSDAGSAVDKACELIGATA is encoded by the coding sequence ATGAGCAACCCAATCCTCGAACAACTTTCCGCCGCGGTCATTGGCGGCAAAAGCAAAGACGCAAAGACCGCCACGCAGCAGGCGCTGGACGCAAACATTCCCCTCCAGGAAATCGTGGACAACGCCCTCGTCAGCGCGATGGGCATCGTTGGCGAAAAATTCAAGCGCAACGAAATCTTCGTCCCCGAGATGCTCATTGCCGCTCGCGCCATGAAGGAGTCGATGGGCATGCTCGAGCCGCTTCTCGCCAAGGCCGGCATCGTTCCGAAATACACCGCCGTCATCGGGACCGTGCAGGGCGACCTTCACGACATCGGCAAAAATCTCGTCGCCATGATGTGGAAGGGCGCGAACTTCCGCGTCGTCGATCTCGGCGTGAATGTGACGCCTGAAAAATTCCTCGCCGCCGCCAAGGAGCACAACGCCGACCTCGTCGGGCTTTCCGCGCTTCTCACCACCACGATGCCCGCGATGAAATCGACCGTCGCCCTCATCAAGGAGGCCAATCTCCCGAAGACCAAGGTCATGATCGGCGGCGCGCCGATCACGCAGCAATTCGCCGACGAAATCGGCGCGGACGGTTACAGTTCCGACGCCGGCTCCGCCGTTGACAAAGCCTGCGAGCTCATAGGCGCCACCGCCTGA
- a CDS encoding uroporphyrinogen decarboxylase family protein — protein sequence MNRTFYTDLAARGLRAPVGAHLILHAHIDHDAILLDGKRLGDVIAETARRFNCPLAIPLMDLTLEKDALLRACDVPEDEIESYHFEPPSTSMENPPKLPPLATELPGIPLVPRMRATCDAITHIAQTHTDLLPIGMCIGPFSLMTKLVTDPIMPVFLAGTGITAGDEPDIAMVERLLALGEHVIHEYLRAQIAAGAKAIFVCEPAANLVYFSPKQQEETNYAVFEKYVMEPMRRFAALLAEHNVDLIFHDCGELTDEMVRRLSALNPAIISLGGSRKLWEDAALIPKTTVIYGNLPSKNFYAPQLTAETVAAMARELLEKMRATGHPFILGTECEVLSVPGSEAEIMSKVAAFMKA from the coding sequence ATGAACCGCACCTTTTACACCGACCTCGCCGCCAGGGGACTTCGCGCACCCGTCGGCGCGCACCTCATTCTCCACGCGCACATCGACCATGACGCCATTCTCCTCGACGGAAAACGTCTTGGCGACGTGATTGCCGAAACCGCGCGCCGTTTCAACTGCCCGCTCGCGATTCCGCTCATGGACCTCACGCTCGAAAAAGACGCGCTGTTGCGCGCTTGCGATGTTCCCGAGGACGAAATCGAAAGTTATCATTTTGAGCCGCCGTCGACCTCGATGGAAAACCCGCCCAAGCTTCCCCCGCTCGCAACGGAGCTCCCCGGCATCCCACTCGTCCCGCGCATGCGCGCCACGTGTGACGCGATCACGCATATCGCGCAAACGCACACGGACCTCCTCCCCATCGGCATGTGCATCGGCCCTTTTTCGCTGATGACCAAGCTCGTCACCGACCCGATCATGCCCGTATTTCTTGCCGGCACTGGAATCACCGCCGGGGACGAACCCGACATCGCCATGGTTGAGCGTCTTCTCGCGCTCGGCGAGCACGTCATCCATGAATATCTGCGCGCGCAAATCGCCGCCGGCGCCAAGGCGATCTTCGTCTGCGAACCCGCGGCAAACTTGGTTTATTTTTCCCCGAAGCAGCAGGAGGAAACCAACTACGCCGTTTTTGAAAAATACGTGATGGAACCCATGCGTCGTTTCGCCGCGCTGCTTGCGGAGCACAACGTCGACCTGATCTTCCACGACTGCGGCGAACTCACGGACGAAATGGTGCGCCGCCTCAGCGCGCTCAACCCGGCGATTATCAGCCTTGGCGGCTCGCGCAAACTCTGGGAGGACGCCGCGCTGATTCCGAAAACCACCGTCATCTACGGCAACCTGCCCAGCAAAAATTTCTACGCGCCGCAACTCACCGCCGAAACCGTCGCCGCGATGGCGCGCGAACTCTTGGAGAAAATGCGCGCCACGGGGCACCCCTTCATCCTCGGCACCGAGTGCGAGGTCCTCAGCGTCCCCGGTAGCGAGGCCGAAATCATGAGCAAGGTGGCCGCCTTCATGAAGGCGTGA
- a CDS encoding DUF4412 domain-containing protein produces the protein MKTKRIFFIFTLASLSFLTCGLFAFEGKINMRFTDLARDTEPQNITLYSKGELLRFESAAQNRKDKHAVTIIDHSQRKKTVLMPGRKAYTINWFNGQVAEQIAVDFSQTQFKAADDAEKIAGIDAEKYTGTAQDGKYTELWVTKSLGKFLLKYPGMGVVDAVGSNIEQAAWSKFAYSQDFFVLRAVEYDRKGGAEKSRFEVTEITQEKQKDSLFKIPRGYKKIDATDVKDK, from the coding sequence ATGAAAACTAAAAGGATTTTTTTCATATTCACGCTTGCGAGCCTCTCATTTCTCACATGCGGGCTTTTCGCATTTGAGGGCAAGATAAACATGCGATTCACCGATTTGGCCCGTGACACCGAACCGCAAAATATCACGCTTTACTCCAAGGGCGAGCTCTTGCGTTTTGAGTCGGCGGCGCAGAACCGGAAGGACAAACACGCAGTTACGATCATTGATCACAGCCAGCGCAAAAAGACCGTGCTCATGCCCGGCAGGAAGGCCTACACGATAAACTGGTTTAACGGCCAGGTTGCGGAGCAAATAGCGGTTGATTTCAGCCAGACCCAGTTCAAGGCCGCGGACGATGCGGAAAAAATCGCCGGAATTGATGCCGAGAAATACACGGGCACGGCGCAGGACGGTAAATACACGGAGCTTTGGGTGACGAAATCGCTGGGAAAATTCCTGCTCAAATATCCCGGCATGGGCGTGGTTGACGCCGTTGGCAGCAACATTGAACAAGCCGCGTGGTCGAAGTTCGCCTATTCGCAGGATTTCTTTGTGCTTCGCGCGGTTGAATACGACCGGAAGGGTGGCGCGGAAAAATCCCGTTTTGAGGTGACTGAAATCACGCAGGAAAAACAAAAGGACTCACTTTTTAAAATCCCGAGAGGTTATAAAAAAATCGACGCGACCGATGTGAAGGACAAATAA
- a CDS encoding OPT family oligopeptide transporter, with protein sequence MAIHQLNEEQIRTWTREQKDHWWFTNIFRGNMPQLTLRSGITGFVLGGILASTNLYVGAKTGSTLGVGLTSVILAFALFRVMSRMGLAKDFTILENNAMQSIATAAGYMTSPFISSLAAYMLVTGNIVPWWQMLLWNVVISITGVLVAFPMKRRFINEDQLPFPEGRACGVVLDTLYTGEGASGLFKAKVLAIAAVLAAGMQMVMGEGWMKLIQFKLLRLSGDPKEGPLWHFNEMVDQYYYNIATWVPKIMGTDIRELGLRVSFDLSMIGVGGLMGIRIATSMLIGMIINYVWLAPWMIQLGDITRKVGPDGTLLPLNRGEIVNQWSLWWAIAMMVVGSMVGLFGKPKMIINAFTNLFKKKEKTKKGHDVLKHIEVPLWISFVGVPLFALLGASMAHWFFGASWVLSLVAVPLICVLSIIATNSMALTSWTPVGALSKITQFTMGALQPHNAATNLTTAGMTAEVAGNAANLLSDIKPGYMLGAKPRQQAIGHVIGITAGALASTPLFFALFLPKNSEGVRSISTLVSDTFGMPAALQWKGVADLIAKGLSSLPATAVMAMVIAAVAALLFEVIRIVTKNKFPLSAVSIGLGVVLPPNATICMWCGALFFEIMRRKYKTPNTKGNTIWVECLEPICAGLITGAALIGIGDALIQNVLPIW encoded by the coding sequence ATGGCAATCCATCAACTAAACGAAGAACAAATCCGCACCTGGACTCGCGAGCAAAAGGACCATTGGTGGTTCACAAACATCTTTCGCGGCAACATGCCGCAGCTCACGCTTCGCTCCGGCATCACGGGTTTTGTTCTCGGCGGCATCCTCGCCTCGACCAACCTCTACGTCGGCGCCAAGACCGGCTCGACGCTCGGCGTGGGGCTCACGTCGGTGATTTTGGCGTTTGCGCTGTTCCGCGTCATGTCGCGCATGGGGCTGGCAAAGGATTTCACGATTCTGGAAAACAACGCCATGCAGTCCATCGCCACGGCGGCGGGTTACATGACCTCGCCGTTCATCTCGTCGCTCGCGGCCTACATGCTCGTCACGGGAAACATCGTTCCCTGGTGGCAAATGCTGTTGTGGAACGTGGTTATTTCGATCACCGGCGTGCTGGTGGCATTTCCGATGAAGCGGCGCTTTATCAACGAGGACCAGCTTCCGTTTCCCGAGGGGCGCGCGTGCGGTGTCGTGCTCGACACACTTTACACGGGCGAGGGCGCGAGCGGCTTGTTCAAGGCGAAGGTGCTAGCGATCGCAGCGGTGCTGGCGGCGGGCATGCAAATGGTCATGGGCGAGGGCTGGATGAAGTTGATCCAGTTCAAGTTGCTCCGCCTTTCCGGCGATCCAAAGGAAGGGCCGCTCTGGCACTTCAACGAAATGGTCGACCAGTATTATTACAACATCGCCACCTGGGTCCCGAAAATCATGGGAACCGACATCCGCGAGCTCGGCCTGCGCGTGAGTTTCGACTTGAGCATGATCGGCGTCGGCGGGCTCATGGGCATCCGCATCGCGACAAGCATGCTGATCGGCATGATAATCAATTATGTGTGGCTCGCGCCGTGGATGATCCAGCTCGGCGACATCACGCGCAAGGTCGGCCCCGACGGCACGCTGCTTCCGCTCAATCGCGGCGAAATCGTGAACCAATGGTCGCTCTGGTGGGCGATCGCAATGATGGTGGTCGGCTCGATGGTGGGCCTGTTTGGCAAACCGAAGATGATCATCAACGCGTTCACCAACCTGTTTAAAAAGAAGGAAAAGACGAAAAAGGGTCACGACGTGCTCAAGCACATCGAGGTGCCGTTGTGGATATCATTCGTCGGCGTGCCGTTGTTCGCGCTGCTCGGCGCGAGCATGGCGCATTGGTTTTTCGGCGCGAGCTGGGTGCTGTCGCTCGTGGCGGTGCCGCTCATCTGCGTGCTCTCGATCATCGCGACCAACTCGATGGCGCTCACCTCGTGGACGCCCGTCGGCGCGCTTTCCAAGATCACGCAATTCACCATGGGCGCGCTCCAGCCGCACAACGCGGCGACAAACCTTACAACCGCCGGCATGACCGCCGAGGTCGCGGGCAACGCGGCCAACCTGCTCTCCGACATCAAACCCGGCTACATGCTCGGCGCAAAACCGCGCCAGCAGGCGATCGGCCACGTGATCGGCATCACCGCCGGCGCGCTCGCCTCGACGCCGCTGTTCTTCGCGCTTTTCCTGCCAAAAAATTCAGAGGGCGTGCGCAGCATCTCAACGCTGGTGTCGGACACCTTCGGAATGCCCGCCGCGCTTCAATGGAAAGGCGTGGCCGACCTGATTGCGAAGGGGCTTTCCAGCCTGCCGGCGACGGCGGTCATGGCGATGGTGATCGCCGCGGTGGCGGCGCTGCTCTTCGAGGTTATCCGCATAGTGACCAAAAACAAATTCCCCCTCTCGGCCGTTTCGATCGGCCTCGGCGTGGTGCTGCCGCCAAACGCGACCATTTGCATGTGGTGCGGCGCGCTGTTTTTCGAGATCATGCGCCGCAAATACAAAACGCCAAACACCAAGGGAAACACGATCTGGGTCGAGTGCCTGGAGCCGATTTGCGCGGGCCTGATCACTGGCGCGGCACTAATCGGCATCGGCGACGCGCTGATACAAAACGTGCTTCCGATTTGGTGA
- a CDS encoding SDR family NAD(P)-dependent oxidoreductase, with amino-acid sequence MPKNKTVIVTGASSGIVTGASSGIGGAVARRMAQAGANVVVFARRAERLEALCAEIDPAGTRTLAVAGDVNVAIDRERLVRVAVERFGRIDALVNNAGYGQRGPIERIPLEALRANFETNVFSLVALTQLVAPVMRTQARLGKDGTGKDGGRIINIGSVAGRITRPMSAAYDSTKFALEGITDGLRGELKPFGIGVVLVRPGFIRTEFGQVADAVSNRVLSGDGAGPYAPYVGDFQTKRVKLRRMAGVPDDIARLVEKALTARRPRAHYNGPAHAKLFLFLKWLLPVRAMDWALRMKRHVK; translated from the coding sequence ATGCCAAAAAACAAAACTGTCATCGTCACGGGCGCGTCTTCGGGAATCGTCACGGGCGCGTCTTCGGGAATCGGCGGGGCCGTGGCACGGCGGATGGCGCAGGCGGGCGCGAACGTCGTCGTGTTTGCGAGGCGCGCGGAACGACTTGAGGCGCTTTGCGCGGAGATTGATCCGGCGGGGACGCGCACGCTCGCCGTCGCGGGCGATGTGAATGTGGCAATAGATCGCGAGCGGTTGGTGCGCGTGGCGGTGGAGCGATTCGGACGCATCGACGCGCTTGTGAACAACGCCGGCTACGGGCAGCGCGGCCCGATCGAGCGAATTCCACTTGAGGCGTTGCGCGCGAATTTCGAGACCAATGTGTTTTCGCTCGTCGCGCTCACGCAACTCGTCGCGCCGGTCATGCGCACGCAGGCACGACTCGGCAAGGACGGCACGGGGAAAGACGGCGGGCGCATCATCAACATCGGCTCGGTGGCGGGACGCATCACGCGCCCGATGTCGGCGGCGTATGATTCGACGAAGTTTGCGCTCGAGGGAATAACCGACGGACTGCGCGGCGAACTAAAGCCGTTTGGAATCGGCGTGGTGCTGGTGCGTCCGGGCTTCATCCGCACGGAGTTCGGGCAAGTCGCGGATGCGGTGTCGAATCGCGTGCTTTCCGGTGACGGCGCGGGACCGTATGCGCCCTATGTGGGGGATTTTCAAACAAAGCGCGTGAAGCTGCGGCGCATGGCGGGCGTGCCGGACGACATCGCGCGACTCGTGGAAAAGGCGCTCACGGCACGAAGACCGCGCGCGCATTACAACGGACCGGCTCACGCAAAATTGTTTTTATTTTTGAAATGGCTGCTGCCCGTGCGCGCAATGGACTGGGCGTTGCGAATGAAACGTCATGTGAAATAA